Genomic window (Caldalkalibacillus thermarum):
GAAGCGGGGGCCAAACTGGCTATCGTTAATCTGCATGACACGTTATTGGACCCTCAGGCTGATCTGTTGATTGAAGGCAAGGTAGGAGAGGTGCTTCAGAAGACCGATGAATGGCTGAATCGAAAGCGCAATTTTGGTATGGTATAATAATGCCTATAGAGAGAATTTAACGGAGTGGAGAAAGGCGGAGATGCCATGAACATTAAATTGCTGGCCATTGATGTGGACGGCACCTTGCTGCATGACAATCATGAGTTAAGTGAACGGACAAAAGAGGCCATTTTTAGGATAAAAGAAGAAGGGGTTCGCGTGGTCCTGGCTACTGGGCGGGGACCACGCTCCTGTGATCCTCTCATTGAAGCATTACAACTCACAGATCCAATGATAACTCATAACGGAGCCGTCATTTATAATCCGGTACGCAATATGGCTGAGCAACAAGTGGGCTTTGAAGCCAAAGAGTTGTTGCCTATCATACGTTATTGCCGGAGCCGGAACATTCATTTTGATGTCAATACAGCTTTTGGTATTTATGTGGAACAGTTAAGGGAAGAAGTTGTTCCGGTGTATAAACAGTTTTTTGTGGAACCGGTCGTAGTGGACGATATTGGCTCCTTAACTGACCCTATTGTTAAACTGACGCTTACTGACCAGCCACACCGGCTGGATCAGGTGATGAATGAGATTGTTCCCCAATTTCCAGATTTGAGCATTATCCGCAGCGGGGAAACATTTATTGATGTCATTCACCCCCAGGCCACCAAGGCCAATGCCCTCCGTTATTTATTGCAGAAGTTTAGGATTAGCCCTGATGAGGTGATGGCGTTCGGCAATTATTACAATGATCTGGAAATGTTGCAACTGGCCGGGACAGGGGTGGCGATGGGCAACGCACCTCGCGAAGTGCAACAGCAAGCTGATATCGTTACCCAGAGCAACAACGAAGATGGGGTGGCCCTGGTTATTGAAAACATGTTGCGGGATAAATTGGTTGTTTAAACTTGGGTTGACCTGGCCCGTTTTTTCTTTCACGCACTGTCTCCGGGAGAGACACACACAAGAGATGGCTGGCTTTATCCGGGCCCGGGAAGAGTGCTACTATTTACTTAAATTGCATGAAGTGGAGCCTGAGCATGTGCATAAGACCCCCTGTGATCCAACCAGGCCTCGCGTGGAAAAGTAATGAATTTTAGTACTAGAAAGCGGGATGTTATGTACGCTGTTTATATCAGTTGTTATTTTTTATTTGTCTTTTTTGGGTTCGGTGCTCTGTTTCCCATGTTGGGCCTTCATTATGAAGCGATGGGACTCAGTGGTGGACAGATTGGTATGCTGATGTCTGTTGCCCCCGTTGTGGCCATTTTGGTCCAGCCTCTGTGGGGCATGATTTGTGACCGGACCCAAAAACCGAAAGAGGTCCTCACCCTGGCCACCTTATTAACAGGTGTTGTGGCCCTGCTCTTTTTATTCACAGAATGGTACTTGATGTTAATCGTGATTGTGGCGCTTTTGTCCTTTTTCCAAAGTGCCATAGTCCCTGTTTCAGACAGCCTGGCCATGAACTATGTCAAGCAGCATGGGGGAGAATATGGATCTCTCAGGCTGTGGGGGGCTGTGGGTTTTGCTGTTAGTGTATGGGTGTCGGGGGTCATGATTGAACTGACCTCCACCCGCATTATCTTTTATATTTTTGCCGGTGTGCTAGTGGTGGCCGCCTGGTTTGCCACCCGCATGCCTGAAGAGGGGCAAAGCTTACAGGTGGATATCCGCTCCGGCCTGGCCAAGCTGGTGAAGCTTCCTGCCTATGTGGCCTTTTTGGTGTGCACGTTTCTCATTTTTGGCACGATGAACGCCAACAATTTTTATTTCAGCCTTTATTATCTGTCTATTGGAGGAACGGTGGCAGGGGCAGGTTTAGTCTTTTTACTCGCTGCCGGAAGCGAGGCGCC
Coding sequences:
- a CDS encoding Cof-type HAD-IIB family hydrolase, with the translated sequence MNIKLLAIDVDGTLLHDNHELSERTKEAIFRIKEEGVRVVLATGRGPRSCDPLIEALQLTDPMITHNGAVIYNPVRNMAEQQVGFEAKELLPIIRYCRSRNIHFDVNTAFGIYVEQLREEVVPVYKQFFVEPVVVDDIGSLTDPIVKLTLTDQPHRLDQVMNEIVPQFPDLSIIRSGETFIDVIHPQATKANALRYLLQKFRISPDEVMAFGNYYNDLEMLQLAGTGVAMGNAPREVQQQADIVTQSNNEDGVALVIENMLRDKLVV
- a CDS encoding MFS transporter yields the protein MYAVYISCYFLFVFFGFGALFPMLGLHYEAMGLSGGQIGMLMSVAPVVAILVQPLWGMICDRTQKPKEVLTLATLLTGVVALLFLFTEWYLMLIVIVALLSFFQSAIVPVSDSLAMNYVKQHGGEYGSLRLWGAVGFAVSVWVSGVMIELTSTRIIFYIFAGVLVVAAWFATRMPEEGQSLQVDIRSGLAKLVKLPAYVAFLVCTFLIFGTMNANNFYFSLYYLSIGGTVAGAGLVFLLAAGSEAPFMKIAGKMMRRYGVMSLLIVAAVLSGARWLVFYFEPSTWVVLAVSILQGISIGFFIPCAVHLVRELAPDDVKVTAMSIYASVGNGLGTMFCTFVGGWIYEYFSIAHTYLFFAAATLVGVGLLILIRVKWFDEQSGIS